In Cutaneotrichosporon cavernicola HIS019 DNA, chromosome: 1, one DNA window encodes the following:
- the TRM61 gene encoding uncharacterized protein (Catalytic subunit of tRNA (adenine-N(1)-)-methyltransferase, which catalyzes the formation of N(1)-methyladenine at position 58 (m1A58) in initiator methionyl-tRNA): MDPMFHSREAIQEGDIVIIFMSRDNMTAITVTKGQTFHNKFGKYVHDEMIGIKFGSKMHSPPPQSGYIHLLRPTPELWTLSLPHRTQILYMTDIAYIAMRLGVRVGGKVIEAGTGSGSMTHSLSRTVGQRGKVHSFEYHKSRFEKAGEEFVEHGMKNIELQHRNVCKDGFGDVRDAEAIFLDLPAPWEAIPHAPEVLNPNVITRICCFSPCLEQVLKTVTALRAEGFSDISTQEVLTRTYDLMMPPPPGSHHLKSVSSITQRLRSHEKRKEERRVIQMRNAREKVRLAKEAAEAEEAAAASEAAAGEGMMVDGDAVETSEKRKHPDPEVPEPEAKKSRPDDPEFAPEKTAEDDPEALYDEPKIAWSSMVLTKPSQEMRGHTSYLTFATLYPASIRTQISAQVDTTALPTRAATPAAAAAAVAE; this comes from the exons ATGGACCCCATGTTCCATTCCCGCGAAGCCATCCAGGAGGGCGACATTGTTATCATCTTCATG TCGCGCGACAACATGACGGCCATTACCGTGACAAAGGGCCAGACGTTCCATAACAAGTTTGGCAAGTATGTCCACGACGAGATGATCGGGATCAAGTTTGGATCCAAG atGCACTCGCCTCCACCGCAGAGCGGGTATATCCACCTGCTACGGCCCACGCCCGAGCTGTGGACGCTGTCGCTCCCGCACCGCACACAGATCCTGTACATGACCGACATTGCATACATCGCCATGCGGCTTGGTGTGCGCGTTGGCGGCAAAGTCATCGAAGCGGGAACTGGAAGTGGGAGTATGACGCACTCGTTGTCCCGCACTGTTGGGCAGCGGGGGAAGGTGCACTCGTTCGAGTACCACAAGTCACGTTTCGAGAAGGCTGG agAGGAGTTTGTGGAGCACGGGATGAAGAACATTGAGCTGCAACATCGCAACGTGTGCAAGGACGGGTTCGGTGACGTACGGGATGCGGAAGCCA TCTTCCTCGACTTGCCAGCCCCATGGGAGGCGATTCCCCACGCACCCGAAGTGTTGAAT CCCAATGTCATCACCCGCATTTGCTGCTTCAGCCCATGTCTGGAACAGGTGCTGAAGACGGTGACCGCGCTTAGAGCCGAGGGTTTCTCTG ACATTTCCACCCAGGAGGTCCTCACGCGCACCTACGACCTCATGATGCCTCCACCACCCGGCTCGCACCACCTGAAGTCTGTGTCCTCCATTACGCAGCGGTTGCGGTCACAtgagaagcgcaaggaggagcgccgcgtGATCCAGATGCGCAACGCACGCGAAAAGGTGCGCCttgccaaggaggcggccgaggcggaggaggcagcGGCCGCCTCTGAAGCGGCCGCTGGAGAGGGTATgatggtggatggagacGCGGTTGAGACGAgcgagaagcgcaagcacCCAGATCCCGAAGTGCCTGAGCCTGAGGCGAAGAAGTCGCGCCCCGATGACCCCGAGTTCGCCCCTGAGAAGACTGCAGAGGACGATCCCGAGGCGCTGTACGACGAGCCGAAGATCGCGTGGTCGTCGATGGTGCTCACCAAGCCGTCACAAGAGATGAGGGGCCACACATCATACCTGACGTTTGCGACGCTTTACCCGGCATCGATCCGGACGCAAATCAGCGCTCAAGTGGACACGACAGCGCTGCCAACTCGTGCGGCTACcccggcagcggcagcggcggcggtggccgaGTGA